A part of Eubacterium sp. AB3007 genomic DNA contains:
- a CDS encoding DUF3592 domain-containing protein, protein MIKASTIVLIVLCTIAVLLWLFQLIKTLRFCSRFQNFKTVEAKVVKLGREKEGYPVATVEYLFRENKKGYKATAQYVPPKGEEDIRRGDRIQMKWDPTHPRRLYKMDRDHLEKIKLAAFSIMIVSLLACLVITVVKVW, encoded by the coding sequence ATGATCAAGGCATCGACAATCGTTCTCATCGTACTCTGCACCATCGCGGTGCTACTTTGGCTGTTCCAGCTCATCAAGACGCTGCGGTTTTGCAGCCGATTTCAGAATTTCAAGACGGTGGAGGCGAAGGTTGTGAAGCTTGGCCGGGAGAAGGAAGGCTATCCCGTGGCCACGGTGGAATATCTCTTCCGGGAGAACAAGAAGGGCTACAAAGCCACCGCCCAGTACGTCCCTCCCAAGGGAGAGGAGGACATCCGGCGGGGTGACCGCATTCAGATGAAGTGGGATCCGACCCATCCCCGGCGCCTCTACAAGATGGACCGCGACCATCTGGAGAAGATCAAGCTTGCGGCGTTCAGTATCATGATCGTCAGCCTGTTGGCCTGCCTGGTGATCACGGTGGTGAAGGTTTGGTAG
- a CDS encoding M20 family metallopeptidase, giving the protein MRETLTKRALAYARRLVRIESVSFRERPCAEELAGILEGLGFRTYIDEGNNLVARLHGRQSDAPTLLFIGHHDTVDLGDLSEWDYPPLEAVVENGKLHGRGSNDEKGGLAAFLAAMETLLENDMRPAGDILLISTREEIADLSQRGILQVLRRAGIGPGGEVVGGAAQTGRDADGETTADEAISLQADACICLEPTETTLMLGHRGRAVADFSLRGRAAHASMPARGTNAIEKAAALVQAIQEMPMPAGSASGRGLVGSVTAPEEGTTWPPLEDWTGTQAVTMIRGGTRENIIPEECTVTVDRRILDGEDEHTVAAEYREVIGRLQKADPEMEVSFQIRPPYYAALTDREDGFVRRVQAILRDMDHPDLPEIFPGHTDAEWVINDMGIPCVILGPGSLSTAHTAREYVPVADLGFCAEVYYRTCLALGAGCW; this is encoded by the coding sequence TTGCGAGAGACATTGACAAAGCGCGCGCTGGCCTACGCCCGGCGTCTGGTCCGGATCGAGAGCGTCAGCTTTCGGGAACGCCCCTGCGCAGAGGAACTTGCGGGGATCCTGGAAGGCCTGGGGTTTCGGACATACATTGATGAGGGGAACAATCTGGTGGCGCGCCTTCACGGGAGACAGTCCGATGCGCCCACGCTGCTTTTCATCGGACATCACGATACCGTAGATTTGGGAGACCTCTCGGAATGGGATTATCCGCCCCTTGAAGCCGTTGTAGAGAACGGGAAACTTCATGGCCGTGGCAGCAATGACGAAAAGGGAGGCCTGGCGGCCTTTCTGGCCGCCATGGAGACTCTGTTGGAGAACGATATGCGGCCTGCCGGGGATATCCTGCTGATCTCTACCAGGGAGGAGATCGCGGACCTGAGTCAGCGCGGCATCCTGCAGGTGCTGCGCCGGGCTGGCATCGGCCCCGGTGGGGAAGTTGTGGGCGGTGCAGCACAGACCGGCCGCGATGCCGACGGGGAGACAACGGCAGACGAGGCCATCTCCCTGCAGGCCGATGCCTGCATATGCCTGGAACCGACTGAAACAACACTCATGCTGGGGCACAGAGGAAGGGCCGTTGCCGATTTCAGCCTGCGCGGGCGGGCGGCACACGCCAGCATGCCCGCCCGCGGCACCAATGCCATCGAGAAAGCAGCGGCATTGGTACAGGCCATACAGGAGATGCCCATGCCCGCTGGGTCAGCATCCGGCCGCGGGCTCGTGGGCAGCGTGACCGCTCCTGAAGAGGGAACCACCTGGCCTCCTCTGGAGGACTGGACCGGTACCCAGGCAGTGACCATGATCCGGGGTGGTACCCGGGAGAACATCATTCCGGAGGAGTGCACCGTGACGGTAGACCGACGCATTCTGGATGGAGAGGATGAGCATACGGTGGCGGCCGAATACCGGGAGGTGATCGGCCGCCTGCAGAAGGCGGACCCAGAGATGGAGGTCAGCTTCCAGATCCGGCCACCTTACTATGCAGCGCTGACCGACAGGGAGGACGGCTTTGTGCGGCGTGTGCAGGCGATCCTGCGAGACATGGATCACCCGGACCTGCCGGAGATCTTCCCGGGGCATACTGACGCGGAGTGGGTCATCAACGACATGGGGATCCCCTGCGTGATCCTGGGACCGGGAAGCCTGTCCACAGCCCACACCGCCCGGGAGTATGTGCCGGTGGCGGATCTGGGGTTTTGTGCGGAAGTGTATTACCGGACCTGTCTTGCACTTGGGGCAGGTTGTTGGTAG
- a CDS encoding formate/nitrite transporter family protein has product MNRIQVFVSGVMAGVCIATGGAAFLALENKVLGALFFVVGLFTICTFGFHLFTGKVCYVFENDRRFAKDLLWIWLGNLAGCLAVAGLLTMTRVGAAFTDKAQSMADVKLGDGLLSVFILAMFCNMLIFVAVDGFRNNPHELGKYLSLFFGVMVFILCGFEHCVANMFYISMAHAWSGRAAVFILVNTAGNAVGGWVIPVARRLMTQKKE; this is encoded by the coding sequence ATGAATAGAATACAGGTCTTTGTGTCCGGGGTTATGGCGGGGGTGTGCATCGCCACCGGCGGCGCCGCGTTCCTGGCACTGGAGAACAAGGTGCTGGGAGCGCTGTTTTTTGTGGTAGGACTGTTCACCATCTGCACCTTCGGCTTCCATCTGTTCACCGGCAAGGTGTGTTACGTGTTTGAGAACGACCGGAGGTTCGCAAAGGACCTGCTCTGGATCTGGTTGGGCAATCTGGCCGGGTGCCTGGCGGTAGCAGGACTATTGACGATGACCCGGGTCGGCGCCGCGTTCACGGACAAAGCCCAGTCCATGGCGGACGTCAAGTTAGGGGATGGCCTGCTCAGTGTTTTTATTCTGGCTATGTTCTGCAACATGCTGATCTTTGTGGCAGTGGACGGATTCCGGAACAATCCCCACGAACTGGGGAAATACCTGTCCCTGTTTTTCGGCGTCATGGTGTTCATCCTTTGCGGGTTTGAACACTGTGTGGCCAACATGTTTTATATTTCCATGGCCCACGCCTGGTCCGGACGGGCGGCCGTATTCATTCTGGTAAACACCGCAGGAAATGCCGTGGGCGGCTGGGTGATCCCGGTGGCGCGGCGGCTGATGACACAGAAGAAGGAGTGA
- a CDS encoding ion transporter: MGKIRRRIFDIVEAGSEDWVSQAYDVCMIAVIVASLVPLAFKYTTPLFWTIERVAVCVFILDYLLRWGTADLKLKKGMKSFLVYPFTFMAIIDLLSILPVLTVLNEGFRSLRVLRLFTTMRVLRVFKILRYSRNINIIVRVFRKQKDALIVVGWLVVGYIFVTALVVFNMEPRTFTDFFHALYWATISLTTVGYGDVYPMSTTGRFITMLSSVVGVAVIALPSSILTVGYLAEITEEKEEKRDDE, from the coding sequence GTGGGAAAGATCAGGAGACGTATATTCGATATCGTAGAGGCGGGTTCGGAAGACTGGGTAAGCCAGGCATATGATGTCTGCATGATCGCCGTGATCGTGGCCAGTCTGGTGCCCCTGGCGTTCAAGTACACGACCCCGCTCTTTTGGACGATCGAGAGGGTGGCCGTCTGCGTGTTTATCCTGGATTACCTGCTGCGGTGGGGGACTGCGGATCTGAAACTGAAGAAGGGGATGAAGTCCTTCCTGGTCTACCCGTTTACGTTCATGGCCATCATCGATCTACTGTCCATCCTGCCGGTGCTGACCGTACTGAACGAAGGATTTCGTTCCCTCAGGGTACTTCGCCTGTTTACCACCATGCGGGTGCTTCGGGTGTTCAAGATCCTGCGGTACAGCCGCAACATCAACATCATCGTGCGGGTGTTCCGGAAACAGAAGGATGCGTTGATCGTGGTGGGTTGGCTGGTAGTGGGGTATATCTTTGTGACAGCGCTGGTGGTCTTCAATATGGAGCCGCGCACCTTCACCGATTTTTTCCATGCGCTGTATTGGGCGACCATATCGCTGACCACGGTGGGTTATGGGGATGTCTATCCGATGTCCACCACCGGAAGGTTCATCACGATGCTTTCCTCCGTTGTGGGGGTGGCGGTGATCGCGCTGCCTTCCAGTATCCTCACCGTAGGGTATCTGGCAGAGATCACAGAAGAGAAAGAGGAGAAACGAGACGATGAATAG
- a CDS encoding GDSL-type esterase/lipase family protein, with the protein MKREPLTTILCYGDSNTYGYDPQDGLRYTSDVRWPGRLQRLLGEEFYVIEEGCNGRTASVRPEDEPWKDGRSCLKAILNSHKPVDVFVLMLGTNDLKKQFTATPESIAAGVRDILNTAAEFLEEKQGFRPRGLLIAPAEIAEGIVASPFAHSFDVEAAPCSQQLPALYQAVAAELTTAGIMRCGFLNAQEILRPSQLDCLHLMPEAHAALAKAVAAAIKKTRP; encoded by the coding sequence ATGAAGAGAGAACCACTTACCACCATCCTCTGTTATGGGGATTCCAATACATATGGATACGATCCGCAGGACGGCCTGCGGTACACTTCCGATGTCCGCTGGCCGGGCCGGCTCCAGCGCCTGCTCGGCGAGGAATTCTACGTCATCGAGGAAGGGTGCAACGGCCGGACCGCCTCGGTCCGTCCTGAGGATGAGCCATGGAAAGACGGACGTTCCTGCCTGAAGGCGATCTTGAACAGTCATAAGCCTGTGGATGTTTTTGTGCTGATGCTTGGCACCAATGACCTGAAGAAACAGTTCACCGCTACACCGGAGTCCATCGCAGCAGGTGTACGGGACATCCTGAACACAGCGGCTGAGTTTCTGGAAGAGAAACAGGGCTTTCGTCCCCGTGGGCTTTTGATCGCACCGGCAGAGATCGCAGAAGGGATCGTGGCTTCGCCCTTCGCCCATTCCTTCGATGTAGAAGCTGCCCCTTGTTCACAGCAGCTCCCGGCGCTCTATCAGGCGGTCGCCGCAGAATTGACGACCGCAGGAATCATGCGCTGTGGTTTTCTGAATGCACAGGAGATCCTCCGCCCTTCACAGCTGGACTGCCTGCACCTGATGCCTGAGGCACATGCCGCCCTGGCAAAAGCAGTGGCCGCGGCGATCAAAAAAACGCGGCCGTAA
- the bioB gene encoding biotin synthase BioB yields the protein MATLVDNIIEGLRLATSDACQPLLTAPLEALMEGADRIRQAMRGNRVELCAIINGRSGRCGENCKFCAQSVCNHTGIEEYSFVPQEEILADCGTYDALGVDRYSIVTAGRGLSAREMDKAVDAYAAMRREYPGIGLCASHGFMSEEAFRRLRDAGVSRVHCNIETSEEFFPEICTSHRFADKLENIYRAKRAGLDICCGGIIGMGESWQDRISMALTIQKIGAVSVPLNVLIPIPGTPLADMPVMAEEDVLRTVALFRFIVPEADVRIAAGRFRFQDGGLSLFQAGASATITGNMLTTVGNNTKQDREMLTAAGYSLRPVGTAIPADTEPALLAASRGGDQRGEVL from the coding sequence ATAGCAACATTAGTAGACAACATCATAGAAGGCCTGCGGCTGGCCACAAGTGACGCCTGCCAGCCGCTTCTCACCGCGCCCCTGGAGGCGTTGATGGAGGGCGCGGACCGGATCCGGCAGGCCATGCGGGGCAACCGGGTGGAACTTTGTGCCATCATCAACGGAAGGAGCGGACGTTGCGGAGAGAACTGCAAGTTTTGTGCCCAGTCTGTATGCAACCATACGGGGATCGAGGAATACAGCTTTGTGCCGCAGGAAGAGATCCTGGCGGACTGCGGCACCTACGACGCGCTGGGGGTGGATCGCTACTCCATCGTCACAGCCGGCCGGGGACTGAGCGCCCGGGAGATGGACAAGGCAGTAGACGCCTATGCGGCCATGCGCCGGGAGTACCCTGGAATAGGGCTTTGCGCCTCTCACGGATTCATGAGCGAGGAGGCGTTCCGCAGACTGCGGGATGCGGGGGTAAGCCGGGTTCACTGCAACATCGAGACCTCAGAAGAGTTTTTTCCGGAGATCTGCACCTCACACCGGTTTGCCGATAAGCTGGAGAATATCTACCGTGCCAAACGGGCGGGACTGGATATCTGCTGCGGGGGCATCATCGGCATGGGGGAGAGTTGGCAGGATCGAATCAGTATGGCGCTGACGATCCAGAAGATCGGCGCCGTTTCTGTGCCTCTGAATGTACTGATCCCCATTCCGGGGACACCGCTGGCGGACATGCCGGTGATGGCGGAGGAAGATGTCCTGCGCACGGTTGCGCTCTTCCGGTTCATCGTGCCGGAGGCGGATGTGAGGATCGCCGCAGGGCGGTTTCGGTTTCAGGACGGCGGCCTCAGCCTGTTCCAAGCGGGGGCCAGCGCTACGATCACAGGAAACATGCTGACTACAGTCGGTAACAACACAAAGCAGGATCGCGAGATGCTCACAGCAGCCGGGTACTCGCTGAGGCCCGTGGGTACGGCCATTCCCGCGGACACAGAGCCTGCACTATTAGCCGCATCACGAGGCGGCGACCAGAGAGGAGAAGTACTATGA
- a CDS encoding biotin transporter BioY, whose translation MNRSEMSRTRNLTITALMTAVLCILGPIVLPIGPVPISLTNLAIYLALYAVGTRRALVAYLVYLLLGIAGLPVFSAFEGGPQKLVGPTGGYLIGFILMLLVAGWFIDRDYQRKLPCILGMILGLTIAYALGTLWLSYAAGMPLKAAIMAGVAPFVLEDLAKIAFAAFLGTALRDRLIRAGLFLGKKHYPLTINQNL comes from the coding sequence ATGAACCGAAGTGAAATGAGCAGAACCAGGAACCTGACGATTACAGCATTGATGACAGCCGTGCTCTGCATCCTCGGTCCCATCGTACTTCCCATCGGGCCGGTCCCCATCTCTCTGACCAACCTTGCCATCTATCTGGCATTGTATGCGGTGGGGACTCGGCGCGCACTGGTCGCCTATCTGGTCTACCTGCTGCTTGGGATCGCCGGCCTCCCGGTGTTCTCCGCCTTCGAGGGCGGCCCGCAGAAACTGGTGGGGCCCACGGGCGGCTACCTGATCGGGTTCATTCTCATGCTTCTGGTGGCAGGTTGGTTCATCGACCGCGACTACCAGCGAAAGCTCCCCTGCATCCTGGGCATGATCCTTGGTCTGACCATCGCTTACGCCCTGGGGACGCTTTGGCTTTCCTACGCGGCCGGCATGCCCCTGAAGGCAGCCATCATGGCCGGCGTGGCGCCCTTTGTGCTGGAGGATCTTGCCAAGATCGCCTTCGCCGCCTTCCTTGGGACAGCGCTCCGGGATCGGCTGATCCGGGCAGGGCTGTTCCTGGGCAAAAAGCACTATCCACTGACTATTAACCAGAACCTGTGA
- a CDS encoding ornithine cyclodeaminase family protein produces MKTRVLNRNDIMQVIEMAPTIQAVEGVYTMKSQGEAVAWPTVFHVFEEGERDMDIRSGYLPGEHIFGHKTIGFFGGNAEKGLPNLMATINVFDEFTGAPVGILEGAYITGVRTGAAGAIGAKYLARKDSETLFILGAGNQAAYQIAATITAFPGLKKVYVADLLFPENAEKFVAGIRQRLQEELGVETEGIVFEATNEPAVTVPESDIVITVTPSREPVIRKEWVRPGMHFSTVGSDMEGKEELDPEIFREAKVFVDDMEHCIEAGEVEIPVKKGILAESSITEIGDLILGNVAGRTSDEDITIYDPAGMALLDIAAAKVALDLAEAKGLGAVVEL; encoded by the coding sequence ATGAAGACCAGAGTATTGAATAGAAACGATATCATGCAGGTGATCGAGATGGCTCCCACCATCCAGGCGGTGGAGGGTGTCTACACCATGAAAAGCCAGGGCGAGGCTGTGGCGTGGCCGACGGTGTTCCACGTGTTCGAGGAAGGGGAGCGGGATATGGATATCCGATCCGGCTATCTTCCGGGGGAGCACATCTTTGGGCATAAGACGATCGGCTTCTTCGGAGGCAATGCAGAGAAGGGTCTGCCCAACCTGATGGCCACGATCAATGTGTTTGACGAGTTCACCGGTGCGCCGGTGGGCATTCTGGAGGGGGCTTATATCACCGGTGTACGTACCGGCGCCGCAGGAGCGATCGGAGCCAAGTATCTGGCCAGGAAGGATTCTGAGACGCTGTTCATTCTGGGAGCCGGCAACCAGGCTGCTTATCAGATCGCAGCCACCATCACTGCCTTTCCGGGACTTAAAAAGGTCTACGTGGCGGATTTGCTCTTCCCGGAGAATGCCGAGAAGTTCGTGGCCGGCATTCGGCAGAGGCTGCAGGAGGAACTGGGGGTCGAAACAGAGGGGATTGTGTTCGAGGCAACCAACGAACCGGCGGTCACCGTGCCGGAGAGCGACATCGTCATTACCGTCACCCCGTCCAGAGAGCCGGTCATCAGGAAGGAATGGGTGCGCCCCGGGATGCACTTCTCCACCGTGGGTTCTGACATGGAAGGAAAGGAAGAACTGGATCCCGAGATTTTCCGGGAGGCAAAGGTCTTTGTGGATGACATGGAGCACTGCATCGAGGCAGGCGAAGTGGAGATCCCGGTGAAGAAGGGCATCCTTGCGGAGAGCAGCATCACCGAGATCGGGGACCTGATCCTGGGCAATGTCGCAGGCAGGACCTCCGACGAAGACATCACCATCTATGACCCGGCAGGCATGGCACTGCTGGACATCGCTGCCGCCAAGGTAGCACTGGACCTGGCCGAAGCGAAAGGGCTCGGCGCCGTGGTGGAATTATAA
- the pepD gene encoding beta-Ala-His dipeptidase, with product MIKTVIFDIGNVLVKFEYMPYVRELLKEDALIEKVNDAIWRTGYWNELDRGENTEEIFRKMVAAAPDYEDAIRRTFENVGQCIHRMDYAIPWIKALRACGLQVLYLSNYAHHTMEVNPRVLDFLPYMDGGIFSCDEKVVKPDPEIFRRLCHRYRLDPAECVFLDDSETNVEVAAAFGMKALRFVSYAEGCSALERLLAEEGTPAPESRAGIWEHPVLRLFAQLNRYPRESGAEWPVSHWIRTWAIAHGIWVRQDEVGNLVLRKPASTGFEEHPAVMLQAHIDMVCEKNTDSRHDFRKDPIELAVDGEWLTAADGTTLGADNGIGVAAALAILEDEELAHPPLEVVFTVQEETTFIGAESVDVGDLLATRLINLDHADEHELIVGSCGGTGAELRMRIERAAAGQEPRTFHIALRGLKGGHSGEDIHRGRGNALLLMLRLLEELDLPVVDFRGGTNRLAIPREAEAVVLCADEEGLREAVARMEEIFRKEYFVTAPELTIEVMPLETQWRAPLSRESFQRLSALLRTYPNGILQMNGNLPGLVESSDNIGILEMDEAEVKLVSEARGAYQSTIEDAKRSIRAVAELFDAQVRFFDGYVPWEPVAESPLREKAVDTFREMYGEPMQELALHAGLECGFFAEKMPGLDIISIGPDCQYFHSPQERVRISSVERFYDFLKELLARL from the coding sequence ATGATCAAGACGGTAATATTTGACATCGGCAACGTATTGGTGAAATTCGAGTACATGCCCTATGTGCGCGAATTGTTGAAGGAGGATGCTCTCATTGAGAAGGTCAACGATGCCATCTGGCGCACGGGATATTGGAACGAACTTGATCGGGGGGAGAATACAGAGGAGATCTTTCGAAAGATGGTGGCGGCGGCCCCTGATTACGAGGATGCGATCCGACGTACGTTTGAGAATGTGGGGCAGTGTATACACCGTATGGACTACGCGATTCCCTGGATCAAGGCGCTTCGAGCTTGTGGACTGCAGGTGCTTTACCTCTCCAACTACGCCCATCACACCATGGAGGTGAATCCCAGGGTGCTGGACTTCCTTCCTTATATGGATGGGGGGATCTTCTCCTGCGATGAGAAGGTGGTGAAGCCGGATCCTGAGATCTTTCGCCGCCTCTGCCACAGATACCGGCTGGATCCGGCAGAGTGTGTGTTTCTGGATGACAGCGAAACGAATGTGGAGGTTGCGGCGGCTTTCGGGATGAAAGCCCTCCGTTTTGTTTCCTATGCGGAGGGGTGCTCCGCGCTGGAGAGGCTGCTTGCTGAAGAAGGCACTCCGGCGCCGGAGAGCCGTGCCGGAATTTGGGAACACCCGGTGCTCCGCCTCTTTGCTCAGTTGAACCGCTATCCACGGGAGTCCGGGGCGGAATGGCCGGTTAGCCACTGGATCCGCACCTGGGCCATCGCCCACGGGATCTGGGTGCGTCAGGATGAGGTTGGGAATCTGGTGCTCCGGAAACCGGCTTCCACAGGCTTCGAGGAGCACCCGGCGGTGATGCTCCAGGCGCATATCGATATGGTTTGTGAGAAGAACACGGACAGCAGGCACGATTTCCGGAAGGACCCCATCGAACTGGCTGTGGACGGAGAATGGTTGACCGCTGCTGATGGTACCACGCTTGGGGCGGATAATGGGATTGGAGTAGCTGCCGCTTTGGCGATCCTGGAGGACGAAGAGCTGGCACACCCTCCGCTTGAGGTCGTGTTCACGGTACAGGAGGAGACCACGTTCATTGGGGCGGAGAGCGTTGATGTAGGGGACCTTTTGGCTACTCGCCTGATCAACCTGGATCATGCCGATGAGCACGAGCTGATCGTCGGAAGCTGCGGCGGCACCGGGGCAGAACTCAGGATGCGGATCGAACGCGCCGCCGCCGGGCAGGAGCCTCGAACCTTCCACATTGCCCTCCGCGGACTGAAGGGCGGGCACTCCGGAGAAGACATCCATCGGGGCAGGGGGAATGCCCTTCTGCTGATGCTCCGCTTGTTGGAGGAGCTGGATCTGCCGGTGGTTGACTTCCGGGGCGGAACCAATCGTCTGGCTATTCCTCGGGAGGCAGAGGCTGTGGTGCTTTGTGCCGACGAAGAGGGGCTGCGGGAGGCGGTGGCCCGCATGGAAGAGATCTTCCGCAAGGAATACTTTGTGACTGCACCGGAGCTCACCATCGAAGTGATGCCGTTGGAAACGCAGTGGCGTGCTCCGCTGAGCCGGGAGAGCTTCCAAAGGCTCAGTGCGCTGCTTCGCACCTATCCCAACGGGATCCTGCAGATGAACGGCAATCTCCCGGGATTGGTGGAAAGCTCCGACAACATCGGGATCCTGGAGATGGATGAGGCGGAGGTGAAGCTGGTGTCGGAGGCCCGAGGCGCTTACCAGTCCACCATCGAAGACGCCAAACGCAGTATCCGTGCGGTGGCGGAACTGTTCGATGCGCAGGTGCGGTTCTTTGACGGTTACGTGCCCTGGGAACCGGTGGCGGAATCCCCGCTGAGGGAAAAGGCGGTGGATACCTTCCGGGAAATGTACGGAGAGCCTATGCAGGAACTGGCCTTGCATGCAGGGTTGGAGTGTGGGTTCTTCGCAGAGAAGATGCCCGGCCTGGACATCATCTCCATCGGCCCGGACTGCCAGTATTTCCACTCTCCTCAGGAGAGGGTGCGGATCTCTTCCGTCGAGCGGTTCTACGACTTCCTGAAAGAACTGCTGGCCAGACTGTGA
- a CDS encoding ROK family glucokinase: protein MGNYAFGIDIGGTTVKMGLFDNKGALLDKWEIPTRTEEGGAEILPDVAASLLTKLTEREASTEDVIGIGVGAPGAVTGSTTVNRCANLGWGVVNVAEQLKELTGVSAVRVGNDANVAALGEMWKGGGRGYRNMVMVTLGTGVGGGIIVDGEILEGAFGAGGEIGHMTVFDEERELCGCGGRGHLEQYASATGIVRLARRTVLREREELTAKDVIDAAKAGEPAGETALTKAVDMLGKALASIACVVDPEAFVIGGGVSKAGTFLLDRIRESYREYAFHASKDTAFALAQLGNDAGIYGAVKMVLEDGQ from the coding sequence ATGGGAAACTATGCATTTGGCATCGACATCGGCGGCACCACGGTGAAGATGGGGCTTTTTGATAATAAGGGTGCGCTTTTGGATAAGTGGGAGATCCCCACACGGACGGAAGAGGGCGGTGCAGAGATCTTGCCGGATGTGGCAGCATCCCTTCTGACGAAGTTGACCGAGCGGGAGGCCTCCACGGAGGACGTGATCGGCATCGGTGTGGGAGCACCGGGGGCTGTGACAGGGAGCACAACTGTCAACCGATGCGCCAACCTGGGTTGGGGCGTGGTGAACGTGGCGGAGCAGCTGAAGGAACTCACCGGTGTCTCCGCCGTCCGCGTGGGCAACGATGCTAACGTGGCGGCATTGGGAGAGATGTGGAAAGGCGGGGGACGCGGGTACCGGAATATGGTGATGGTGACCCTGGGAACCGGTGTGGGCGGTGGGATCATCGTCGATGGGGAGATCCTGGAGGGGGCCTTTGGAGCCGGCGGAGAGATCGGCCATATGACGGTGTTCGATGAGGAGAGAGAGCTTTGTGGCTGCGGAGGACGCGGCCATCTGGAGCAATACGCTTCCGCTACGGGGATCGTTCGCCTGGCTCGCAGGACCGTGCTCCGGGAACGTGAGGAGCTCACAGCCAAGGACGTGATCGACGCGGCGAAGGCTGGGGAACCGGCAGGGGAAACCGCGCTGACAAAGGCGGTCGATATGCTTGGAAAGGCGTTGGCGTCCATCGCCTGCGTCGTAGATCCGGAGGCCTTCGTCATCGGGGGTGGCGTGTCTAAGGCCGGGACCTTTCTGCTGGATAGGATCCGGGAGAGCTACAGGGAGTATGCCTTCCATGCCTCGAAGGATACAGCGTTTGCTCTGGCGCAACTGGGAAATGACGCAGGGATCTATGGTGCCGTGAAGATGGTGTTGGAGGATGGACAATGA